The following are encoded together in the Microterricola viridarii genome:
- a CDS encoding aminoglycoside phosphotransferase family protein, whose protein sequence is MTTDCASAPLEDYLERWSARPAGQAFATASSILQPVLWTPASRETPLPAMLKLARAGAAGDEERAGFALQLWWNGDGAALVYEHDTDAVLLERAQGPRSLAAMASRTAADDDHSLRVLCQSVAGLHRPRSAPLPPLVPLEDWFAELFEHAEEWGSVYLRGADLAAELLDGPGESVVLHGDVHHGNVLDFGTRGWLAIDPKALIGASEFDYANMLCNPVPAHAAEPERLARRVQTVALASGIPVGTLLRWVIAWTALSATWHRTGGDTAAAARTLAIGDTATRLLLEV, encoded by the coding sequence CTGACTGCGCATCGGCGCCTCTAGAGGACTACCTTGAGCGCTGGTCCGCCCGACCGGCCGGGCAGGCCTTCGCCACGGCATCCAGCATTCTGCAGCCCGTGCTCTGGACGCCGGCGTCCCGCGAAACGCCACTGCCCGCCATGCTGAAGCTCGCGAGAGCGGGCGCGGCCGGCGACGAGGAACGTGCAGGTTTCGCGCTGCAGCTGTGGTGGAACGGCGACGGCGCGGCGCTCGTCTACGAGCACGACACCGACGCGGTGCTTCTGGAGCGGGCGCAGGGGCCACGCTCGCTGGCCGCGATGGCGTCCCGCACTGCGGCGGATGACGACCACTCCCTGCGTGTGCTCTGCCAGAGCGTCGCCGGCCTGCATCGGCCGCGGTCGGCGCCACTGCCGCCACTCGTTCCGTTAGAGGACTGGTTCGCCGAGCTGTTTGAGCACGCGGAAGAGTGGGGCAGCGTTTACCTGCGCGGGGCCGACCTCGCGGCCGAGTTGCTGGACGGTCCCGGCGAGTCGGTGGTGCTGCACGGCGACGTGCACCACGGCAACGTGCTCGACTTCGGCACCCGCGGCTGGCTCGCCATCGATCCCAAGGCACTCATCGGTGCGTCAGAGTTCGACTACGCCAACATGCTCTGCAACCCCGTGCCCGCGCACGCCGCCGAGCCGGAACGGTTGGCCAGGCGCGTGCAGACGGTCGCGCTGGCATCCGGGATCCCGGTCGGCACCCTGCTGCGCTGGGTCATCGCCTGGACGGCGCTGTCAGCCACCTGGCATCGCACCGGCGGCGACACCGCCGCGGCTGCGCGCACGTTGGCCATCGGTGACACGGCGACCCGCCTGCTGCTCGAGGTCTAA
- a CDS encoding GNAT family N-acetyltransferase codes for MLEIRPYRPSDRAAVYDICVRTADAGGDARGQYSTDDLMPDVYAGPYLEYAPELVTIVSTGAADGDQAVGYLIGVADTADYVRWHRQHWLPDFTARYAGHPKDAAEAGVIAAGLHPEKLLIAELDAYPAHLHIDLLPEAQGQGLGRVLIDGLLGTLRERGVPGLHLAYSPHNTGAAAFYARLGFRPLAASSADAPLVGISTGR; via the coding sequence ATGCTGGAGATCCGCCCCTACCGCCCGAGTGACCGCGCCGCCGTCTACGACATCTGTGTGCGCACGGCCGACGCCGGCGGCGACGCACGCGGTCAGTACAGCACCGACGATCTGATGCCCGATGTCTACGCCGGGCCGTACCTGGAGTACGCGCCGGAACTTGTCACCATCGTCTCGACCGGGGCGGCGGACGGCGACCAGGCTGTCGGATACCTGATCGGCGTGGCCGACACCGCCGACTACGTGCGCTGGCACCGGCAGCACTGGCTGCCCGACTTCACGGCGCGCTACGCCGGGCATCCGAAGGACGCGGCAGAGGCCGGCGTCATCGCGGCCGGACTGCACCCAGAGAAGCTCCTCATCGCCGAACTCGACGCCTACCCGGCGCACCTGCACATCGATTTGCTGCCGGAGGCGCAAGGCCAGGGCCTCGGCCGGGTGCTGATCGACGGCCTGCTCGGTACCCTGCGCGAGCGCGGGGTTCCCGGCCTGCACCTGGCCTACTCGCCGCACAACACCGGGGCCGCCGCCTTCTACGCCCGGCTCGGCTTCCGGCCGCTGGCCGCCAGCAGCGCCGATGCCCCGTTGGTCGGCATTTCCACTGGCCGTTAG
- a CDS encoding helicase HerA-like domain-containing protein: MTDDAVAAAQSAAAEAAEAARVLQAQAEEAIKKAQDAAAAALAAAEAAQAAAPAPAAVPVSTSGVPAASGPLDPGHVETIRSGYAFEGVALEMGALVNGEALPDVPVRIPLAMTNRHGLVAGATGTGKTRTLQMLAEQLSSHGVAVFAADIKGDLSGIATAGEANPKLLARTAGIGQDWTPDQFPVEYFSLGGVGRGVPIRATVTGFGPVLLSKVLGLNNTQESSLGLVFHYAEKSGLPLLDLTDLRAVLSYLTSDDGKAELKDLGGLSSATVGVILRELITFADQGADVFFGEPEIDTAEFLRTTAEGKGVISLLEVPGVQDKPALYSTFLMWLLADLFNDLPEVGDLDKPKLVFFFDEAHLLFADASKDFLAQITQTVRLIRSKGVGIFFVTQTPKDVPGDVLAQLGSRVQHQLRAFTPDDAKALRATVSTYPNSGYDLAEVLTTLGTGEAIVTVMNEKGAPSPVAWTRLRAPQGSMSPSPDAAIDAVVAASPLLPKYGTALDRDSAREILTRKLATAAAAADAAQQAADQAAAQAAAEKKSQAEYDRLMKKTSGTARSTKQQKTVLEEVLGSTATKSVLTAVIGGIFGTRKRR; the protein is encoded by the coding sequence ATGACGGATGACGCAGTTGCCGCGGCGCAGAGTGCCGCGGCCGAAGCCGCCGAGGCGGCCCGGGTGTTGCAGGCCCAGGCCGAGGAGGCGATCAAGAAGGCCCAGGACGCCGCAGCGGCCGCGCTCGCGGCGGCCGAGGCCGCGCAGGCCGCGGCACCGGCTCCGGCAGCGGTGCCCGTCTCAACCAGCGGGGTGCCGGCGGCATCCGGCCCGCTGGACCCCGGACACGTGGAAACCATCCGGTCCGGTTACGCGTTCGAGGGGGTGGCGCTCGAGATGGGCGCACTGGTGAATGGCGAGGCCCTGCCCGACGTTCCCGTGCGGATCCCGCTCGCCATGACCAACCGGCACGGCCTGGTCGCCGGCGCCACCGGAACCGGCAAGACCCGCACCCTGCAGATGCTGGCAGAGCAGCTCTCCAGCCATGGCGTCGCGGTGTTCGCCGCCGACATCAAGGGCGACCTCTCCGGCATCGCGACCGCCGGCGAGGCCAACCCCAAGCTGCTGGCCCGCACGGCCGGAATCGGCCAGGACTGGACCCCTGACCAGTTCCCCGTCGAGTACTTCTCGCTCGGCGGCGTGGGCAGGGGCGTGCCGATCCGCGCCACCGTCACCGGTTTCGGGCCCGTGTTGCTCAGCAAGGTGCTCGGCCTGAACAACACGCAGGAATCCAGCCTCGGCCTCGTCTTCCACTACGCCGAGAAGTCCGGCCTGCCACTGCTCGACCTGACCGACCTGCGCGCCGTGCTCAGCTATCTGACCAGTGACGACGGCAAGGCCGAGCTGAAAGACCTGGGCGGTCTCTCCAGCGCGACCGTCGGTGTCATCCTGCGCGAGCTCATTACCTTCGCGGACCAGGGCGCCGATGTCTTCTTCGGTGAGCCAGAGATCGACACCGCCGAGTTTCTGCGCACGACGGCCGAGGGAAAAGGCGTGATCAGCCTGCTCGAGGTGCCCGGCGTGCAAGACAAGCCGGCGCTCTACTCCACCTTCCTGATGTGGCTGCTGGCCGACCTATTCAACGATCTGCCAGAGGTCGGCGATCTCGACAAGCCGAAGCTGGTGTTCTTCTTCGACGAGGCGCACCTTCTGTTCGCCGATGCATCCAAGGACTTCCTCGCCCAGATCACCCAGACGGTGCGGCTGATCCGCTCTAAGGGCGTCGGCATCTTCTTCGTCACGCAGACCCCGAAAGACGTGCCGGGCGACGTGCTGGCCCAGCTCGGCTCCCGTGTGCAGCACCAGCTGCGCGCCTTCACCCCGGATGACGCCAAAGCCCTCCGCGCCACCGTCTCGACCTATCCGAACTCCGGCTACGACCTGGCCGAGGTGCTCACCACGCTCGGCACCGGGGAGGCGATCGTCACCGTCATGAACGAGAAGGGCGCGCCGAGCCCCGTCGCCTGGACCCGGCTGCGCGCCCCGCAGGGCTCGATGTCGCCGTCGCCGGATGCCGCCATCGACGCCGTGGTCGCGGCATCCCCGTTGCTTCCCAAATACGGCACTGCCCTGGACCGTGACTCCGCGCGGGAGATCCTCACCCGCAAGCTGGCGACCGCCGCGGCGGCAGCCGACGCCGCCCAGCAGGCGGCGGACCAGGCTGCGGCGCAGGCCGCGGCTGAGAAGAAGTCGCAGGCCGAGTACGACCGGCTGATGAAGAAGACCTCTGGAACGGCGCGCTCCACGAAGCAGCAGAAGACGGTGCTCGAGGAGGTGCTGGGCTCCACGGCGACGAAGTCGGTGCTCACCGCGGTGATCGGCGGCATCTTCGGAACCCGCAAACGGCGTTAG
- a CDS encoding saccharopine dehydrogenase family protein yields the protein MRILLVGAGGVGDAIAKIAARRNFYELIVVSDFDEARAERTVAAVAARQGAEAAGRFLAEQIDASDPYAVESLVREHRITHVMNAVEPKFVPTIFAGALAAGANYLDMAMSLSEPHPTDPHNQTGVKLGDDQFAQAPDWQKQGQLALVGMGVEPGLSDVFARYASDHLFSEIDELGTRDGANLVVRDEEGNEIFAPSFSIWTTIEECLNPPVIWQKEEGWFTTPPFSEPEVFVFPEGIGPVECVNVEHEEVLLMPRWLDAKRVTFKYGLGAEFIGVLKTLHLLGLDSTVPLRVRGADAAGIRGPVEVAPRDVVAAALPDPASIGPQMTGKTCAGVWVTGTGTDGAPREVYLYHVSDNEWTMREYDAQCVVWQTAMNPVIALELLATGVWQGSGVLGPEAFDAAPFLELMARPLEQGGYGQSWGLEERTPAV from the coding sequence ATGCGAATTCTCCTGGTCGGCGCGGGGGGAGTGGGCGACGCCATCGCCAAGATCGCGGCCCGCCGCAATTTCTACGAGCTGATCGTTGTCAGCGACTTCGATGAGGCCCGCGCGGAGCGCACCGTCGCCGCGGTCGCCGCCCGGCAGGGCGCGGAGGCCGCCGGCCGTTTCCTGGCCGAGCAGATCGACGCCTCCGACCCCTACGCCGTCGAGTCGCTCGTGCGCGAACACCGCATCACCCACGTCATGAATGCGGTCGAGCCCAAGTTCGTGCCGACGATCTTCGCCGGGGCGCTCGCGGCCGGCGCGAACTACCTCGACATGGCGATGAGCCTGAGCGAGCCGCACCCCACCGACCCGCACAACCAGACCGGCGTCAAGCTCGGCGATGACCAGTTCGCGCAGGCACCCGACTGGCAGAAGCAGGGCCAGCTCGCCCTCGTCGGCATGGGCGTCGAGCCCGGCTTGAGCGACGTCTTCGCCCGCTACGCCAGCGACCACCTGTTCAGCGAGATCGACGAGCTCGGCACCCGCGACGGCGCCAACCTCGTCGTGCGCGACGAGGAGGGCAACGAGATCTTCGCGCCCTCCTTCTCAATCTGGACCACGATCGAGGAATGCCTGAACCCGCCCGTGATCTGGCAGAAAGAGGAGGGCTGGTTCACCACCCCGCCGTTCTCCGAACCCGAGGTCTTCGTCTTCCCGGAGGGGATCGGCCCCGTCGAGTGCGTCAACGTCGAGCACGAGGAGGTGCTGCTGATGCCGCGCTGGCTCGACGCCAAGCGGGTCACCTTCAAGTACGGGCTCGGCGCCGAGTTCATCGGCGTGCTGAAGACGCTGCACCTGCTCGGCCTGGACTCCACCGTTCCGCTGCGCGTGCGCGGGGCGGATGCCGCCGGCATCCGTGGACCGGTCGAGGTCGCGCCTCGCGACGTGGTCGCCGCGGCACTGCCCGACCCGGCCAGCATCGGCCCGCAGATGACCGGTAAGACCTGTGCGGGTGTCTGGGTGACCGGGACCGGCACCGACGGGGCGCCGCGCGAGGTCTACCTCTACCACGTGAGCGACAACGAATGGACGATGCGCGAGTACGACGCCCAGTGCGTGGTCTGGCAGACGGCGATGAACCCGGTGATCGCGCTCGAATTGCTCGCCACCGGCGTCTGGCAGGGCAGCGGGGTGCTCGGCCCCGAGGCGTTCGACGCCGCGCCCTTCCTCGAGCTGATGGCCCGCCCGCTCGAGCAGGGCGGCTACGGCCAGTCCTGGGGCCTCGAAGAGCGCACCCCCGCGGTCTAA
- a CDS encoding phosphatase PAP2 family protein, protein MTAASGIRTHAPKHTPRRWPLVAGVTAIVLAVLLGAGITLLNGGAPLAIDAAWQSFMISTRSPFTEGLALFLNSFGGGFVAVLVVPLSIVGLLLFLRRPWAALFSAAAALLGTLGVQVLKHLFGRARPEDILVHSDYGSFPSGHTANAAVIAVTFAVLFPLVWVRVVGVAYVLLMAWSRTLLGAHWLSDTVGGALIGAGVVLVLWAFTARWLEAERRARPQAQTPD, encoded by the coding sequence ATGACGGCAGCGAGCGGCATCCGCACCCACGCCCCCAAACACACCCCCAGACGCTGGCCGTTGGTCGCCGGTGTCACGGCAATCGTGTTGGCGGTGCTGCTCGGTGCGGGCATCACGCTGCTGAACGGCGGCGCACCGCTCGCGATCGACGCGGCCTGGCAGAGCTTCATGATCTCGACGCGCTCTCCGTTCACCGAGGGTCTCGCGCTGTTCCTCAACTCTTTCGGCGGCGGCTTCGTCGCGGTGCTGGTGGTGCCGCTCTCCATCGTCGGGCTGCTGCTCTTCCTGCGGCGACCCTGGGCGGCGCTGTTCTCCGCCGCGGCGGCCCTCCTCGGCACGCTCGGCGTGCAGGTGCTCAAACACCTCTTCGGCCGGGCGCGGCCGGAGGACATCCTGGTGCACTCCGATTACGGCTCGTTCCCGTCTGGGCACACGGCGAACGCCGCCGTGATCGCCGTGACGTTCGCGGTGCTGTTCCCGCTGGTGTGGGTGCGCGTCGTCGGCGTCGCCTACGTGCTGCTGATGGCGTGGAGCCGCACGCTGCTCGGCGCGCACTGGCTGAGCGACACCGTCGGCGGCGCGCTCATCGGCGCCGGAGTCGTGCTCGTGCTCTGGGCGTTCACCGCCCGCTGGCTGGAGGCGGAGCGGCGGGCGCGACCCCAGGCGCAGACGCCGGACTGA
- a CDS encoding multidrug effflux MFS transporter, translated as MAAIRAAAPSHRGDALSARQRLVYVLVLGALTALGPFTIDLYLPAFPMLETELGVSASAVQLTLTGTMIGFGLGQLIVGPWSDKVGRKLPLILATLVHILACVGAAMASDIFVLGGFRLLQGFGAAAGGVVAMAMVRDLFGGKPLVKMLSRLALVNGLAPVLAPVIGSQLLLVTDWRGIFWVLAAYGAVVVLAVWLWIVETRPKADRALSAHSTVGARFKAVLSDRVFVGTAIVGGMVFTGLFAYLSASTFLFQQVHGFTPQEYGLLFGANSIGVIIGVQTSSRLIRTVIGPQWILAITTAMMAFLGIAIMVLDATGAGLWGTIIPLWFFITMCGFSFPCVQVIALNGHGQEAGTAASLLGATNFGLAGIISPLIGMLGVSTALPMGAVMTVTSLIAIAALWWIVRPRTVPALSA; from the coding sequence ATGGCCGCGATCCGTGCGGCGGCGCCCAGCCACCGCGGCGACGCCCTCAGTGCCCGCCAGCGCCTCGTCTACGTCCTCGTGCTCGGCGCGCTCACAGCGCTCGGCCCGTTCACGATCGACCTCTACCTGCCGGCGTTCCCCATGCTCGAAACCGAGCTCGGCGTCTCGGCCTCTGCCGTGCAGCTGACCCTCACTGGCACCATGATCGGCTTCGGTCTCGGCCAGTTGATCGTCGGCCCGTGGAGCGACAAGGTCGGCCGCAAGCTGCCGCTGATCCTCGCGACGCTCGTGCACATCCTGGCCTGCGTCGGGGCCGCCATGGCCTCCGACATCTTCGTGCTCGGCGGCTTCCGGCTGCTGCAGGGCTTCGGCGCCGCGGCAGGCGGCGTGGTCGCCATGGCCATGGTGCGCGACCTGTTCGGCGGCAAGCCGCTGGTCAAGATGCTCTCCCGACTGGCCCTGGTCAACGGCCTTGCACCGGTACTCGCGCCGGTCATCGGCTCGCAACTGCTGCTCGTCACGGACTGGCGCGGCATCTTCTGGGTGCTCGCCGCATACGGCGCCGTCGTGGTGCTCGCCGTGTGGCTGTGGATCGTCGAGACCCGGCCGAAGGCAGACCGGGCCCTGAGCGCACACTCCACCGTCGGCGCCCGGTTCAAGGCCGTGCTCTCCGACCGCGTCTTCGTCGGCACCGCGATCGTCGGCGGCATGGTGTTCACCGGCCTCTTCGCCTACCTCTCCGCATCGACGTTCCTGTTCCAGCAGGTGCACGGTTTCACGCCGCAGGAGTACGGCCTGCTGTTCGGGGCGAACTCGATCGGCGTGATCATCGGCGTGCAGACCAGCTCCCGGCTGATCCGCACCGTCATCGGCCCGCAGTGGATCCTCGCCATCACGACCGCCATGATGGCGTTCCTCGGAATCGCCATCATGGTGCTGGATGCCACGGGCGCCGGCCTCTGGGGAACGATCATCCCGCTGTGGTTCTTCATCACCATGTGCGGTTTCTCCTTCCCGTGCGTGCAAGTGATCGCGCTGAACGGCCACGGCCAGGAGGCCGGAACCGCCGCATCGCTGCTCGGCGCCACGAACTTCGGGCTGGCCGGCATCATCTCGCCGCTCATCGGCATGCTCGGCGTGAGCACCGCGCTGCCCATGGGCGCCGTGATGACCGTCACATCGCTCATCGCGATCGCGGCACTCTGGTGGATCGTGCGCCCGCGCACGGTCCCCGCGCTCTCCGCATGA
- a CDS encoding ROK family transcriptional regulator — MAQIPVRDSSRPARRGNNLDDVRRNNLAVVLEISHARGRVSRAELTRATGLNRSTVGALVAELVELGLVDETEPSATNQAGRPSPVIVPREDVVAIAVNPEVDAVTIGLVALNGRVLKRIRYDTARVPTPEEVVNIVAAVIAGMQSELNASYRTVGVGVAVPGLVRAADGVVILAPHLGWRDVPIAEMLSAALKLPVTAANDASAGVLAEGQYGAGRGARELVYLNGGASGIGGGIALDGELFGGTAGYAGEFGHTFVNSAGARCHCGASGCLETEVRRAPLLALLGLDSTRSEELEEALLAHLARPEGPDAAVVDLLKRQMSFLTIALRNVVNALNPELVLLGGFLGTLYAVDPERLTAEISSGALPGAGDSVRFGRSELGNELLMVGAAQLAFKPVLDDPASVAVPPAG, encoded by the coding sequence GTGGCGCAGATCCCAGTGCGTGATTCATCGCGACCGGCGAGACGCGGCAACAACCTCGACGACGTCCGTCGCAACAACCTGGCCGTCGTGCTCGAGATCAGTCACGCGCGCGGTCGAGTCTCGCGGGCGGAGCTGACCCGGGCGACGGGGCTCAACCGCTCCACCGTCGGCGCCCTCGTCGCCGAGCTGGTCGAACTCGGGCTCGTTGACGAGACCGAACCGAGCGCCACCAACCAGGCCGGACGGCCCAGCCCGGTCATCGTTCCGCGCGAGGACGTCGTCGCGATCGCGGTGAACCCCGAGGTCGATGCGGTGACCATCGGGCTCGTCGCCCTGAACGGGCGCGTGCTCAAACGCATCCGTTACGACACGGCACGGGTGCCAACGCCCGAGGAGGTCGTGAACATCGTCGCGGCCGTCATCGCGGGCATGCAGAGCGAGTTGAATGCGTCCTATCGCACGGTCGGCGTTGGGGTCGCGGTGCCCGGTCTGGTGCGGGCCGCCGACGGCGTCGTGATCCTCGCCCCCCACCTGGGCTGGCGCGACGTGCCGATCGCCGAGATGTTGTCGGCAGCCCTGAAGCTTCCCGTCACGGCGGCAAACGACGCCTCCGCCGGCGTGCTTGCGGAAGGCCAGTACGGTGCGGGGCGCGGAGCCCGCGAGCTGGTCTACCTCAACGGCGGAGCCAGCGGTATCGGCGGGGGGATCGCACTCGACGGGGAACTCTTCGGCGGAACAGCCGGCTATGCGGGTGAATTCGGGCACACCTTCGTGAACTCGGCCGGCGCCCGCTGCCACTGCGGCGCGAGCGGCTGTCTCGAGACCGAGGTGCGGCGCGCTCCGCTGCTGGCGCTGCTGGGGCTGGACAGCACCCGCAGCGAGGAACTCGAGGAGGCGCTGCTCGCGCACCTCGCTCGGCCGGAGGGCCCGGACGCCGCCGTGGTGGACCTGCTCAAGAGGCAGATGAGCTTCCTCACGATCGCGCTGCGCAACGTCGTGAACGCGCTGAACCCGGAACTCGTGCTGCTCGGCGGCTTCCTCGGAACGCTGTACGCGGTCGACCCGGAGCGGCTGACCGCAGAGATCTCGAGCGGTGCCCTGCCGGGAGCCGGGGACAGCGTGCGCTTCGGTCGGTCCGAACTCGGCAACGAGCTGCTCATGGTCGGCGCCGCCCAGCTGGCATTCAAGCCGGTGCTCGACGACCCGGCCAGCGTCGCCGTTCCTCCCGCTGGTTGA
- a CDS encoding sugar phosphate isomerase/epimerase family protein: MTRPITLFTGQWADLPLEEVARLASEWGYDGLEIACWGDHLDPWRWDDAEYVAGKLALLAKYNLSVYAISNHLKGQAVCDDPIDQRHRDILPDVVWGDGEPEGVRQRAAEEMKNTARLAAALGVKTVVGFTGSSIWKYVAMFPPVSQELVDAGYTDFADRWNPILDVFDEVGVRFAHEVHPSEIAYDYWTTRRTLEAIGHRSAFCLNWDPSHFIWQQLNPVDFILEFADRIIHVDCKDVKLRLGNGRNGVLGSHLAWADLNRGWDFVSTGRGDVPWEASFRALNAIGYEGPISVEWEDAGMDRLLGAEEALEFVKRNAFDAPDAAFDAAFSSR; the protein is encoded by the coding sequence ATGACCCGCCCCATCACCCTGTTCACCGGCCAGTGGGCCGACCTGCCGTTGGAAGAAGTCGCACGCCTGGCCTCGGAGTGGGGCTACGACGGCCTGGAGATCGCCTGCTGGGGCGACCACCTGGACCCCTGGCGCTGGGATGACGCGGAGTATGTGGCAGGCAAGCTCGCGCTGCTGGCCAAGTACAACCTCTCGGTCTACGCCATCTCGAACCACCTCAAGGGCCAGGCGGTCTGCGACGACCCGATCGACCAGCGGCACCGTGACATCCTGCCCGATGTGGTGTGGGGTGACGGCGAGCCTGAGGGCGTTCGCCAGCGGGCAGCGGAGGAGATGAAGAACACGGCGCGCCTGGCGGCAGCTCTGGGCGTGAAGACGGTTGTCGGGTTCACCGGGTCGAGCATCTGGAAGTACGTCGCGATGTTCCCGCCCGTCTCCCAGGAGCTGGTCGACGCCGGCTACACAGACTTCGCTGACCGCTGGAACCCGATCCTCGATGTCTTCGACGAGGTCGGCGTGCGCTTCGCCCACGAGGTGCACCCAAGCGAAATCGCCTACGACTACTGGACGACCCGGCGCACCCTCGAGGCGATCGGGCACCGCTCCGCGTTCTGCCTGAACTGGGACCCGAGCCACTTCATCTGGCAGCAGCTGAACCCGGTGGACTTCATCCTTGAGTTCGCCGACCGCATCATCCACGTCGACTGCAAAGACGTGAAGCTGCGCCTCGGCAACGGCCGCAACGGCGTGCTCGGCTCGCACCTGGCCTGGGCGGACCTCAACAGGGGCTGGGACTTCGTCTCGACCGGCCGCGGCGACGTACCGTGGGAGGCCAGCTTCCGCGCGCTCAACGCCATCGGCTACGAAGGCCCCATCTCAGTGGAATGGGAGGACGCCGGAATGGACCGCCTGCTCGGGGCCGAGGAGGCGCTTGAATTCGTCAAGCGCAACGCCTTTGATGCTCCGGATGCCGCGTTCGATGCAGCGTTCAGCAGTCGTTAG
- a CDS encoding Gfo/Idh/MocA family protein, whose product MIGAGFMGAAHSQGWRVAPRFFELSATPEMALLVGRDQEKTDSAAEKWGWAETSIDWREAIARDDIDIVDIVTPGDSHAEIAIAALEAGKHVLCEKPLANTPEEARAMADAAARAAARGVYAMVGFTYRRVPAATLARDLVAAGRIGQVRQVRAAYLQDWLADENGPLTWRLQKDRAGSGALGDIGAHAIDLAQYVTGTDIASVSGTLETIVAERPLPVADGAAHGLSAAASAERGVVTVDDLALFTARFGAGPHGSGFLGSFEASRFSTGRKNALRIEVSGSTGAISFDLENLNELQIFDATAPAEEQGFTRVLVTEPVHPYIAAWWPAGHMLGYEHGFSHQARDFVEAVAAGVQPTPSFADGLKVQQVLAAVEASAGADSAWRAV is encoded by the coding sequence ATGATCGGCGCCGGATTCATGGGGGCCGCTCACTCCCAAGGCTGGCGCGTCGCACCCCGCTTCTTCGAGCTGAGCGCGACGCCGGAAATGGCGCTGTTGGTGGGCCGCGATCAGGAGAAGACCGATTCAGCCGCAGAAAAGTGGGGCTGGGCCGAGACCTCGATCGACTGGCGCGAGGCGATCGCCCGCGACGACATCGACATCGTCGACATCGTCACCCCCGGCGACTCGCACGCCGAGATCGCGATCGCGGCGCTCGAGGCCGGCAAACATGTGCTCTGCGAGAAGCCGCTCGCCAACACGCCAGAAGAGGCGCGGGCGATGGCGGATGCCGCGGCCCGCGCAGCCGCACGAGGCGTCTATGCGATGGTCGGCTTCACCTACCGCCGGGTGCCCGCCGCGACCCTCGCCCGCGACTTGGTCGCCGCCGGCCGCATCGGGCAGGTGCGCCAGGTGCGCGCCGCCTATCTGCAGGACTGGCTGGCCGACGAGAACGGGCCGCTGACCTGGCGGTTGCAGAAGGACCGTGCCGGCTCCGGAGCGCTCGGCGACATCGGCGCGCACGCCATCGACCTCGCCCAGTACGTCACCGGAACCGACATCGCCTCGGTGAGCGGCACCCTCGAGACGATCGTGGCCGAGCGGCCGCTGCCCGTCGCCGACGGCGCGGCGCACGGGCTCTCGGCTGCGGCATCCGCAGAACGCGGCGTCGTGACCGTTGACGACCTCGCCCTGTTCACCGCCCGCTTCGGCGCCGGCCCGCACGGCTCAGGGTTCCTCGGCTCCTTCGAGGCGAGCCGCTTCAGCACCGGGCGCAAGAACGCCCTGCGCATCGAGGTCTCCGGCTCGACCGGCGCAATCAGCTTCGACCTGGAGAACCTCAACGAACTGCAGATCTTCGACGCCACCGCGCCGGCCGAGGAGCAGGGCTTCACGAGGGTGCTCGTGACCGAGCCCGTGCACCCGTACATCGCCGCGTGGTGGCCGGCCGGGCACATGCTCGGCTACGAGCACGGCTTCTCGCACCAGGCGCGGGACTTCGTCGAGGCGGTCGCCGCCGGCGTTCAGCCCACGCCGTCCTTCGCCGACGGCCTCAAGGTGCAGCAGGTGCTCGCGGCCGTCGAGGCGAGCGCCGGCGCCGACAGTGCCTGGCGTGCCGTCTAG